GTCTATGGCTCTTATAACTTTTGAAAACTtggatattttataaaaatcaaaaacattttcttgaagatcttcaatacGCGTGTACTtcataaaagaaaagaaacttCCTTAACAACTCGACTGGCTGTGGCCACGCTAACACCACAAAAATCGCCAACAGTTATACTGTATTTTCGCAAGCGATctcttttaacaaatttctttggtcttgatatctgcgccgataggttcgcacttcagacaatttgacgatatcccacagagtttgtagataaatcgctcgggaattcattttaaaataaattggatgactttagcaattttgatttatatttaactgtaaatagaatcacctgttttcgaataaagagtggaaccagattgacaacgctcaaatgtctggcaacacttgcgcacaatccaaccgcacaaattttGCACGGTGGATGAAGTACCGAGATAAAATTTGTCGCTACCAGCgctaacataaggacgagtaaaccattttttgtttatcgctccgttgtcccggcaggcatattaaagtacggacgagaaaacggcccttaaatAAGTAACGGGAACGGATATTCGAaatactcgactatagcgttctctcttgtctAGTTCTAAGGACCATCGCGCAATACGTGGGTTAGTTGATTTCTTACTTAAAGTCTGAACAACGGCTTGTGCTTTAAATATACACGAAAACGACGGTGAGAGTACATATAGCGCAAGGGTCTCAAGTTCTAAACTATAATAACGGGATTCAGCAGCAGTTGCTTTAATAAAAGGAATAAAAGAAGACTGGGTGCAACTTTGCATCTTTGGCGTTGCATAAACTTGGCTCTAAACCCGTGAGAGCTCGCTATGACGGTTGatcagaaaacagaaaagaacgGGCGGGCTTGACAAGGCATTCTTTTAACAAGAATTgctttttttcgaattttcttATCGAAAACAGGCCTTCATTTTAAGCAGATTAGATAACGGCTTAGCAACACGGGAAAATTACGGAACAAATTTACGAGAACAGGCCTTGACGAGAATGGAGGGATGTTTATGTGTGCCTCTTTTGGTCGGTCTTTATTCCATTCGTACAGACATTGATCCCAATTCTTTAGAAATATACTTTTCTtgcagttatttttaaaatggtatattggaatcgtgcaaaagtatgtaaaaggTAGAAGTGAGCgattccgaccctataaagcaCATATATTTGCCGGAGAGGTAGTACTGTAGCATATCGATGGGCATGAGGTATGGTAGAATGAAGACTCAGTTTGCGAACTGAGGCTGTGTGCGGCTTCGTAAGCGATGCTAGATGTGGTCTCTCAAAGGCAACGAAGACTCGCTGCGTCTGCCAGGGCCGAGAATGGAACATCAGAAACCGAATGATAAAGCGACCAACAATGACGACCTGCATAAAGATGACTTAAATTCTCCGACATCAGAAATGGGATTCGGCCATAACCAAACTTCTTCATGGGCTGTCCTCGCGTTGTTAGATtaccaaaaccaaaatttttgTTGGGAGACTTGGTTGCCAAATCACGACCCGGACACTGCTGGCATGGATACTACTCAGTTGTGCGCTACGGTTGACATCATTTTATCCTGTCTGTCCTGTCCGATTTCTTTACAAGATGATGGCCCTAGCGATAATGGCTTCGGAAATAATGCGAGGATCTATACCttcaaatataaatgtaagtTCAATATAGTATTTATATAGTCCGCTAATTAGGGGTAAcacagaaattaattaaattaagggCGATCCAAGTGAAGGGAGGAGGGGGAGTACCCAACAATGGGGGCATGTCCGCGAAAAACTCGTCCTCATGGCagattttttggtatttttaagaaataaccTGAAACGCAAAAAACGAATATATTCTTAAGCTGTACACTTTTTCGCATCGCTGGAACtagaataattgaaaaaaacataaaaaatttaaaaattgtgagcatttgaaaaaaaaatcggggtTTTCCTCATTTTTTCGTTActcactatttttttaaataaacaatttttaatatttttaaaagattctaTTTTCAGGCATGCACATACTTCTGAGGAACATGTATACAAAATTTCAAGACGATTGCTCAattttttcgactttggcgGAAGTCATGACGGTACGACTTCCGCCAACTCGGAAACATGGTGTTGAGCGCAGCGGCAAACCACTCCAAGTAAAAAGAGAGTCAGAATCACACATTTCTAAGCGGCTCCTCTTATCTCTCTATTAATTGGATTACTCAGTTTGAACCCGCCTCTCAACGCCTACGGTTCGTCGCCAGCGCATAtatttcgttgttgttgttgattgcAAGCTGCGGTGCTCGCAAAGCCCGTAGCCCTTGCACACATATAAAGCTTAATAAACTGAAGTATTGAATTTATCTCGTCttgtgatttatttaaaatagctGACAAAAAGGCTTGTTAGCTCAACATTTGGAGGCCCCGGCGAGATCTTTAAATTCGTTTGTGCAAAAGAAATAGTGCACAAAGAAGACTACAAAACAACTGTTACATTAGGCTGGTTCCGCTTTAAGCTGGTCCTAATAAAATACCGTCTGTTATATAATTGCATAAATATCGgcatattttatatacatatagtgCGGTGGTTATTTTGTTTGATATCACAGTTCGTTAATACACAGTGCCTCGCCAACTGGTTACTGTACTTTCTTGCCgttacaacaaaaacaaagacttCTGAAACTGTAAACTCCCGAGTTGTGCAGTGCTTTTCTGTTTGCTTTATATAATATACGCGCAGATGAGTTCGGCTGAAAATAAAGTGCGGCTTCTGAAGTGCAAGGCCGAATCGGTGTACAATAGCCTAAAGCGCCTGGTTATTTCGCTAGCTAAAGACGCGATTTGCCTGTTCGGTTCGGATCAGTCAACTGTCATGGTTGATCGAGGGCATAAGACTCGCCTGCCCGAAGTAAAACTGCCTACATTCTCCAGTGGATACACCGAATACTCAGCCTTCCTCTCCATGTTTACCTCGGTGATAGATAAGGACCCCTACTTGGCTGACATAGAAAAGCTTCAACACTTGCGGTCATGCTTAGCTGGAGCTGCGCTGGAGTCGGTTCGATCATTAGAAATATGGAGTGCCAATTATCGTGTGGCACTAGAAATCCTATATAAGCgctttaataataaacatcTTGTTTTCCAGGCACACATCAATGAAATTTTGGGCTCAAGAGGATCGAGTCTGCGTCTGCTGTGGCATTGCGGGCTCGCATATGCGAGCGCTTCAGGCCTTGGCAGATTTAAAACAAACCTCAGGCTGCATGGTTGTATACATGATTGTGCAAAAGTTGGATGCAGCAACCCAAGCTAACTGGGAGGAAAGTTTGTCAACGGATAGGATTCCAAGCGAGGAGGACTTGCTCTCGTACCTCGAAGGGCGATGCCAGAAACTGGAGAGCGCCTTGGCTTCTAACATGTCCCATGACCATGCTGCTCCAAGACGTGCCAGAAGGACGTTACTtggtagagcttgaaaattatcgatatcagtatcgatattatcgatacttctgaaaataaaagaaccgcgagttcttgggaagaggaggaactttggtttttttagtaccaaaaacaaagtcttggttgcagctaccgaccttctgtccgctattaaaaaatctcaagaaaccgcgaattcatagcctttgataagaattggtcgcttttcgaagatcgtttgagcgatttggactcaaggatccaaaaaaaaaacaaccgcgaattcttcagaagaggaggaatttttacttctttatggtatagtatcaattaaagtaggggaaaataaccataggttgtggcataaaatcgGAAATGAaagaaccgcgatttcttggggaaaggaggaactctcgttcttttaataccaacaacaaacaaaacaaagacaaACAAAGAATATAGAAAGCAAGAACAAAGAGTACGGACGCGTTTCTTTTGAGCTCCGCGttgttttgaatattttgacACACTTGCAAAGACAACAAAGTCTCAGACCTGTACAACTTGGCCAGGCTATCGTCTACCCGCTTTTACACATAGCCAGTACACCGCCCAGGCTGTTATTTCTGGAAAAACTTAGTTTTTGTCAccggaataatcaaaaacacTCAATTTCGGAGAAGCGTGAGAAGGGGAGGTAAACAAGCGCGAAATCGTTTTCTTCATTCCTTTCTGAGTGAGAAACGTGTGGAAACTACAAACAACATCAGTGGTGACACACGTCAGCTGATTGGGACACCCATCGATACTGCCATTCACACTTCTGAATCTTTGCACAGTGCATCTAAAACTGTGCATCTAAACTATCAAcgttaagttttaaaaaatgtcagcGTCGCAGCCCAAGTCAAAACGCTTGCGGGAAAACACAAGCACTGATCTTAGTCGCACTTCGGATGTCCCTATGGATAAAATGCTTGCTGTACTGAACCAACGACTCCAGGAGCAGGCAGAAGCTATGGTGTCCAATATGCGCGAAGCCGAAAAACGCATTGTAGACGGTGTTGCTGAACGCCTTGATGCTTTCATGGGTGATGTTAAACAGTTGGTTGGTAGAATTGACACCCTGGAGAAGGATGTGGAGGACCTGCGTTCACAACGAGATGAGCTGCAAAGTAACTTGGAGCGCATGGATCACGAAATGGCTCGGCTGCGTGAGCTGGTCGTAAACGTTGACAAGAAGCAGGCTGTGCAGGACGTGGCCAAAACTGCTCTTGACCTACGCATTCATGGAGTTCCTTATGCTGAAGGCGAGAATGTTAGAACGCTCTACAACACCCTCTGCTATGCCTTAGGCCTAACGCCACCACCTAGGATCACAGAGATCTTCCGAGCTCGTAAAACACAGCGCAGTAATGTGGATCCTGTAATAATcctaaaaatggaaaatctacGGGACAAAATATTGCTACTCAGGACCCTGGGAATGCATCGCCGCGAAAGGAAGCAGCCTCTTCAGTTGAATCTGATGGGATTTGACTCTCAGGTGCCGTTCTATATTAATGAACAGCTATCCAAGGAGCAatatacaatatttaaaaaagctaTGCACCTTAAAAGGATGAAAAAGGTGACTGCAGTATTTACGAGACGCGGCCTGGTGCATGTTAAACATGCTGGAGATGAAACATTTCACTTCTTCGAAGGAATGCAGCAGTTTACGGATGCCTTTCCATCAACTGAACTGTCATTTcgtgaacaacaacaacaataacaattataTGTCTCTGGTAAATTGTATGTCTGTAATCTTGATGTCTTCACAAAGTATCATAACCATATATCTAGTTActaagtatttttatattataataataatttgtataactATATTCTTCTTTAACTTATCAAATTGTAgggttttttacattttccaaaCTGATAATAGCACTTTATTGATTTATCTATTGACTACTGATGGAAGTCGAAATAAGTAGTTCCATTGCGCACAGCTTGGTTAGACTATTAAAAAGACAAGCCCAAGGCTTAACAATTATACATCTTAATGCACAAAGTCTGGTAAACAAAATGGATGAGTTCAGGTATATTTTTGCTAGTTCTGAGGTTGATATTATATGTGTGTCAGAATCCTGGTTAACAGCTGAAACTAGTGATATGTCTGTTTCTTGTGATGGCTATGTGTTGTATCGTTCTGATCGTGCTAGTCACGGGGGTggtgttattatttatgttcAAAATAGGTTGAATgccaaaattatttgtaaacatcCAACGGAAAGCCTCATAGAATATCTTTTTGTCGAAGTATCTAACAAACATAAGTCTTTAAAAGCTCTTATAGGATGCATCTACAGACCAAACCGTAGCACAGACTATAGCCACCTGTTAGATGTAATTTCGGACGTCTCTTTGTCTTATACAGATGTCATACTCACAGGAGACCTGAACAGCAACATGTTAAAAGAGGCTAATCTGCTAAATAGCTTTAAAGCACTCGGATTAGATATAGTAAACAGTAATATACCTACCCATTTTTCCAACAGCTGTGATACATTACTTGACGTATTCTTTCTTAATGACTTAAGTAAATCTGTGATATATGACCAGGTCTCTGTACCAGTTTTTTCCAAGCATGACCTTATTGTCCTGACATATAATCTGACCTTTGAATATAATGACATTAATATTGAGTATAGGGACTTCAAGAATATCAACTATCATGAACTTGAAACTGATTTTGTAGCGTGTGATTggaattctatttatttacttacaaATGTTGAGGACCAATTATGCGTTCTTAATACTAACATTAAACATCTCTATGATAAGCATGTTCCACTGAAACGTAAAATCACTCGACCTAAGCAACAGCCATGGTTTAACGCAGATATTAGAAAAGTCATTCAGCTACGGGACAAAGCATACTTAAGATGGAAGCGATATAAAACTTCGAGTacgcaaaataattttaaaaaactacgTGCAATGGTGTCATCCAGAATTTTAGCAGCTAAAAGAGAATACTACAGCATTAAATTCGCCAATTTTtcttccacaaaaaaaacttgggcTGAACTGCGCAACTTAGGCATGGGAAAGTCAAAGCAACACAGTACTGTTAATGGTGATCTTGACGAGTTAAATTCAAAGTTTGTGCAATCAGATGTACCTGAAGCTTCGTGCAATGAGTACCTGAACCTGCAACCATCCTGTGATAATAGCTTTAACTTTGTGTGTGTTAATAGCTGTGatgtattaaaatgtattcttaatattaaatctaATGCTGAAGGTCTGGACAATATTAGTCCcaaatttattagaattttaCTACCTAGCGTTCTTAAGTACATAACTCACGTAATGAATGCTGCAATAATGACGTCAACATTTCCATGTACATGGAAAATGGCTAAAATCTTACCTATAGCTAAAAGTAACAATGATTACAGACCAATATCTATTTTACCCTTCTTTGCCAAAGTCTTTGAAAAACTAATTGCATCCCAGATGCAATTCTTTTTTGATGAAAATAATCTGCTAAGTAAGATACAATCGGGGTTCACTAAGAACAGAAGCTGTACCACGGCAGTAGCAGGTATAGTTGAGGATATCCGAACGCAACTTGACAAAGGATATGTAACCTTCTTAACGCTCTTAGACCATAGCAAAGCTTTCGACACTGTCAACCACCAGATTCTCTGTACCAAGCTCAGTaatattttcaactttaatACCACAGCAGTCGCACTACTTAAGTCGTATCTCTCTGGGAGGGCACAAGCAGTAGTGTCAGGTTCGGACATTTCCGCGTTTAAAACTATTGAGCGCGGTGTCCCTCAAGGATCTGTGCTCGGTCCTTTAatgttttgtgtgtatattaaTGACCTGCCTAATAATCTGTCAAACTGTAATGTTCATATGTACGCAGATGATGTACAAATATATGTAAGTCGACCTTTATGTGAGATGTGTCATTGTATATCTATATGTAATactgaattaaacaaaatacataaatgggCGCAAAGAAATGGTCTGGGACTAAATCCTAGTAAATCAAAATGTctgataatttataaaaaagcaCTTGAAACTAATAACTTGCCCCGTatagtaattaataatattcccattaaATATGTACAAAATGCTGTTAACTTGGGTGTAACTTTCAACAATACCTTGCAATGGAGTACACATATTACTAAAGCaacaggaaaaatatatggaatGTTAAGGCAGCTGTCAGTATCCCAACACTTTCTGCCAGTAAACCTTAAGATCCTAATAGCAAAAATGTACCTACTACCctcattattttattgtgttgaAATCTTTGGCCATTGCGATACTCGGgactttcaaaaattaaaagtagggTTCAACTCCATAGCCAGATAcgtatttaataaaagaagagcAGAACACATATCCACCCTGGCAGAGTCTATTTACGATATGAAGTTAGAGCAATGGATAGATTCTAGAACTCTAATTTTCGTTCATAAGATTATAATGACAAATGAACCAACCTACCTCGCTGACAAACTTGTGCATGCCCAATCAAATCGaactaataatttaatacatcCAAGAACAAGATTACTGTGTTCTCAGAGACAGTTCTACATCAATGCTGTGCGCCTGTGGAACGAACTGCCTCATGTTCTCAAATCAATAAGAAGTGCTaatcagtttaaaattaaattaaaagaatttctaaaaataaataactctaACAATTAAAGATAAGTTTAGTTAAGTTCTTTGTAAACAActatgtagtatttttaagaaatattgtcAGCTATAAATTTACTATAATTATCAACACGGAGTGACTAGCGTACTAATTCATAAGTTTCAAAAACTTGTAACGCTAGgatacaataaacaaataaattaaattaaatttgttcttctttagtaccaaaaaatggtatggaacaaaggtttgttctattattttacataagtatttcctcataatatattttaaaaaaaattcttaagaagccgTGAATGTCTTTGACTAAGAATTGGTGTCTTTCTAGACATGTGACACAACTCAACTCAATGatcaaacataaataaaccaCGAGTTCTTAAGAGGACGATCCTTTAGTCTggaagtgcattttaataatgaaaaccggaaattaaaattaaataaattacccgcgattttttctaataataatattaataataatgtaagtgtattatgcatgtatataaaaataatacgtggtattaacagaattataaaattatttttaatttgtctttgctttccttgaaaacatcgatattatcgatacgataatgataaagtatcgaaaatatcgatactatcatttatcgataattttcaagctctattaCTTGGTGCCCAGGTCAGCCAGAGTAGCTGCGTCTTTTGTGATACTCCTGGTCATAGAATATACTCCTGTGGCCGATCTGTCTCCTAGTCTACGGCAAGAGGAAGTAAAAAGACTTTCCTTGTGTTTCAATTGCCTAAAGAAGGGGCACCACACTTGAACGTGCAACTCCGGCTATTGCCGCACATGCGGTGGAAAACACCACACGCTGCTTCATCTACGCCCTGATGATTCACCGTTTCAAGTTCCTGCTCATCAAATAAACGCTACATGTTTACCCGCACCCTCGCAGTCATCTGACTCGCTTGCGGGCCAAAAATTTCATTCTGATGTTGTGCTTTTGGCCACCGCTATAGTTCTTGTGAAGAACAGAGCCGGTTCCCTGGTACCTTGTCGAGTCCTACTGGATTCTGGATCTCAACTACACCTAATTACATCTCGCTTCGCCCAGGAGTTGCAGTTAAGGAAATATCGGTCAGCAGCAACGGTAACTGGCCTTGGTGATACAGCTGTTTCTTCGAAAGGATTTACAGTCAACATCTCCCTTCTGTCGCGTTCTTCTGAATACTCTGTTGCTCTAACGGCGCTTGTTATGCCAACGATTATGGACAGTCAGCCTAGTTACATCATTGATATCGCTGATTGGAATATGCCGTCTAACATACAGTTGGCGGACCCTGCATTAAACTGTCCCCAGCGCGTTGACCTGCTCCTTGGTGCTGGCCTATTTTATGACCTGTTATGCGTAGGCCAAATTAAGATGTTTCATGGGTTGCCTCTACTGTAGAAGACTCGCTTTGGCTGGATCGTGACTGGTGGTGGAGATAGGCTTCGCGGCAATACATCTCTTTTGGCATCTCAAGGCTTGGAAAATGGAGCTACACTACATAATGTCCGCTTGGAGGATTTGGTTACACGATATTGGGAAGTCGAAAATCTCGACTGTGGAATCATAATGGCCAGCAAGGAAGAGCTGGAGTGTGAGGATCATTTGATCAAAAACTTCTATCGTCTTCCCTCTGGCGCTTACTCCGTTCGCTTGCCGTTGAAGCAACATGGTAAAGCCCTTCGCGATTCCTACACACAGGCACACCGGAGATTTCTTAACCTTGAACGCAAACTGCAAAGGAATCCCCATTTAAAGCGTCAATATGTGGCCTTTATTAAGGAATACTTGGAGTTAAACCACATGTCCCGAgtcagccccgaggctgtggTCCCTTGCAAATATTTCCTGCTGCACCATTGTATTCTAAAGGAGGATAGCACAACAACCAAGCTTCGCGTTGTTTTCGATGGATCGGCTTTAGCCTCATCCGGGTCTTCTCTTAATGAGACAGCCAAGGatgttttacattttgataaaatttagTACTTATCAGGTGGCCCTGACTGGATACATTTGCAAGATGTATCGGTGCGTAAAGGTGAGTGAACCCGATAACTACTTGCAATGCATTTTATGGCGAAACGAGCCGGACAAAGAGCTCAAAGTTTACAAACTGGATACACTGACCTACGGAACCAAGCCTGCCTCGTTCCTTTCTGTTTGAGCAATGCACCAGCTCACACTGGTTGGGCTTGTATGAAGCCGCGGACATAAATATTTCCCGTTGTGaaattttcctcaaaaatcTAACAAAATATTGAGAATATGGAGTAAAAAAATTGGCTGCATCTGAAGACTCTAACCTATTGCTCACATAGCACCTTAGTATGGCTTATATGGCGAAGTTATAGTGctaaaatttcattattagCATCCaagatatgtatatttaaattatcttcagtatacatttttgaaaGTGTAACTCCTCTCCACAagcttttcgaaatataaagaaatgagGTTCTCTAGTTcttttaatgtatttaaataataaaaaacataaaaaacaaatatcttctaataaatgaaatgtagagaaaaacaagtttattttttagatttacactctaatcgatttggaactTAAATACATGCTCACCCCGgtacgcctactttctacaaagttacaatggtttttctattatttttgtgattattcctatgggagccataagatatagtggtccgatacggctcgttccgacatatgtactacatgcaataaaaagaagacttttaggatagctttaaaactgagggactagttcgcatggaaacggacagacggacatgcctagatggactcggctattgatgctgatcaagaatatatatactttatgtggtcggaaacgcctccttcactgcgttgcaaacatctgtcTGAAATtctaataccctctgcaataaaaggtataaaaaggtaaaaaaaacaaagatgtATATGTGTGAAAATTCGCAGTTACAAGAAGCGCCAATAGAAAATGATAACATAAaaatgagcgaaaaaaataatttccaaaaTTGTCTACAAACACAACTGACGAACACAAAAGAAACATCACGAAAGCAAAGGAAGTGCAGCAGAGTGCGTCGCAAATTTGTCCCTCAATATAGTAAGACAGCATGAGTTTATTAACGAACACACACAAATTAGCAAATTTTAGCAGCTACACctaacatttaaattacctTCAAACATTGACAAATATACTGATAACACTCCTAAAGGGGGGATCGGGGGGTAACATATCCAAAAGTCTATTTAAACATGAAAATTACGTTCacataatacataaataaaggattaataacactgtgcagcatttttagtgctttttaaatttacctcgatggatgctatatttttggattcgttacgaattcccaagttaaactgcgttttccaaaaagtaccccgacgcaaggattcttagcaaacggacctcaaagttcgaaaaatgctgaaataggccaactttgcggaggtCTCAGAGGCatatggatgcatggtttgattcgatgttaaagatttttaaaagatacaccctttatctttccaaccccatacttaaaataattttaggattttttttaaggcagaaacaaattctagaaaacatagtcaaaaaacataaaagtatacacctgcggtcaaaatagtagtagtgttgccgccctgtgtatttaaaagtttgttgttttaattgatcttttcctggtaatattgtattgattatgattttactattagacttatTGGATAACAAaagttacaacatcaaacttttaaaaa
This portion of the Drosophila takahashii strain IR98-3 E-12201 chromosome 3R, DtakHiC1v2, whole genome shotgun sequence genome encodes:
- the LOC138913222 gene encoding uncharacterized protein, which produces MASKEELECEDHLIKNFYRLPSGAYSVRLPLKQHGKALRDSYTQAHRRFLNLERKLQRNPHLKRQYVAFIKEYLELNHMSRVSPEAVVPCKYFLLHHCILKEDSTTTKLRVVFDGSALASSGSSLNETAKDVLHFDKI